In one Arachis duranensis cultivar V14167 chromosome 9, aradu.V14167.gnm2.J7QH, whole genome shotgun sequence genomic region, the following are encoded:
- the LOC107465455 gene encoding pathogenesis-related protein PR-4, which produces MDKKITERHLIFALLWCAVAATVVRGQSARNVTATYHMYHPHLIGWDLPAAKGYCSTWYANMPLTWRSKYGWAAFCGPVGAHGKPSCGKCLCVTNTATGDTKTVRIVDKCGHGGINLDVNVFREIDTDGVGYKKGHLNVDYHFVDCRDHYY; this is translated from the exons atggataaaaaaattacagaaaGGCACTTGATTTTTGCATTGTTGTGGTGCGCGGTGGCAGCAACGGTGGTGCGCGGACAAAGTGCGCGCAACGTAACGGCAACCTACCATATGTACCACCCTCATCTTATTGGTTGGGACTTGCCTGCTGCAAAGGGCTACTGCTCTACTTGGTACGCCAACATGCCCCTCACATGGCGCAGTAAATACGGCTGGGCCGCCTTCTGCGGACCTGTTGGCGCTCATGGCAAACCTTCTTGTGGCAAATGTCTTTGT GTAACAAACACTGCAACAGGAGATACAAAAAcagtgagaatagtggataagtGCGGCCATGGAGGCATCAACTTGGACGTGAATGTGTTTAGAGAGATCGACACCGATGGGGTTGGATACAAGAAAGGTCACCTTAACGTTGACTACCACTTTGTCGATTGTCGCGATCACTACTATTAA